From Pseudarthrobacter equi, a single genomic window includes:
- a CDS encoding homoserine dehydrogenase, which produces MTEMRTLKVALLGCGNVGAQVARILIEDADALAARTGARLELSGIAVRNVNSKRDVELPQELFTTDAETLVKDADLVIELMGGIEPARTLILSALTNGACVVTGNKALLAQDGPTLYEAADKAGVQLSFEAAVAGAIPILRPIRDSLSGDRITRVLGIVNGTTNFILDQMDSTGAQFADALAEAQRLGYAEADPTADVEGHDAAAKAAILATLSFHTRFALENVHCEGITSVTAADIAAAKDAGFVIKLLAIAEKLTAGGTETDGKDGVSVRVHPTLLPREHPLAAVRGAFNAVFIEAENAGELMFYGQGAGGTPTASAVLGDLVSAARRLVLGGPQRTETTTGHVPALPIDASVTSYYIGLDVADQPGVLARIAQLFAGNGVSIETMRQTIHRDADSNVESAELRIVTHRASEAALAATVEAVKGLDVINSVTSVLRVEGV; this is translated from the coding sequence ATGACGGAAATGCGAACCCTGAAAGTAGCCCTTCTGGGCTGTGGCAACGTTGGGGCCCAGGTTGCGCGGATCCTCATTGAGGACGCCGACGCCCTCGCCGCCCGCACCGGTGCGCGGCTGGAGCTCAGCGGCATCGCCGTGCGCAACGTAAACTCCAAGCGCGACGTCGAACTGCCGCAGGAACTGTTCACCACCGACGCCGAGACCCTGGTCAAGGACGCCGACCTGGTCATCGAACTGATGGGCGGCATCGAACCGGCCCGCACGCTGATCCTCTCCGCGCTCACTAACGGTGCCTGCGTGGTCACCGGCAACAAGGCCCTGCTCGCGCAGGACGGCCCCACGTTGTACGAAGCAGCGGACAAAGCCGGCGTGCAGCTGTCCTTCGAGGCCGCCGTGGCTGGTGCGATTCCCATCCTGCGGCCCATCCGCGACAGCCTGTCGGGCGACCGGATCACCCGGGTGCTGGGCATCGTCAACGGCACCACCAACTTCATCCTTGACCAGATGGATTCAACAGGTGCCCAGTTCGCCGACGCCCTCGCCGAAGCGCAGCGCCTCGGTTACGCGGAGGCCGACCCGACAGCCGACGTCGAAGGCCATGACGCCGCCGCGAAGGCCGCCATCCTCGCAACGCTGTCCTTCCACACCCGCTTTGCGCTGGAAAACGTCCACTGCGAAGGCATCACCTCCGTCACTGCGGCAGATATCGCCGCGGCCAAGGACGCCGGCTTCGTCATCAAGCTCCTGGCAATCGCCGAGAAGTTGACGGCCGGAGGCACGGAAACTGACGGCAAAGACGGCGTGTCCGTCCGCGTGCACCCCACGCTGCTGCCCCGCGAGCACCCGCTGGCTGCTGTCCGCGGCGCCTTCAACGCCGTGTTCATCGAAGCGGAAAATGCCGGCGAACTGATGTTCTACGGACAGGGTGCCGGTGGCACGCCGACGGCGTCTGCCGTCCTGGGCGACCTCGTCTCAGCTGCACGGCGCCTGGTCCTGGGCGGACCCCAGCGCACCGAAACCACCACCGGCCATGTCCCGGCCCTGCCGATCGATGCCTCGGTCACCAGTTACTACATCGGACTCGATGTTGCGGACCAGCCGGGCGTCCTGGCCAGGATTGCCCAGCTGTTCGCCGGGAACGGTGTCTCCATCGAAACCATGCGGCAGACCATCCACCGCGACGCGGACTCCAACGTGGAATCCGCCGAACTCAGGATCGTCACCCACCGCGCGTCCGAGGCCGCCCTTGCGGCCACCGTCGAGGCCGTGAAGGGCCTGGACGTCATCAATTCAGTTACATCCGTTCTGCGGGTAGAAGGAGTCTAA
- the lysA gene encoding diaminopimelate decarboxylase, which produces MTTTGRTVHAGHAASPLAPEWLQVPADLNALHEPMWAGSVDRNSAGALTVGGVGVQELKEQFGTPLFVMDEADFRARARAFKDSFDAAFADICGGVDVYYAGKSFLCTAVVKWVEEEGLRLDTASGGELAVAARAGIAGERVALHGNNKSDAEITRALDMGLGRIVVDSLDELVRVGDIARASGRLAKVMLRLTPGVHAHTHEFIATAHEDQKFGLSMAADTTDQAGLSAAEEAVAAASAHPGIELLGLHCHIGSQIFEPDGFALAAEKLLRFLAAMQEKYSITMPELDLGGGYGIAYTPVDTPRPAAEIATAMAAVVRSTCAELGIDAPRISIEPGRAIVGSTTFTLYEVGTLKTVRVDANASNNGDAGNNVTYPRRYVSVDGGMSDNARPVLYDADYSAVLASRTSTAAPQLSRVVGKHCESGDIVVRDVYLPGDVAAGDLLAVPGTGAYCWALSSNYNYLARPGVVAVRDGSARLIVRGETEEDLLNRDMGA; this is translated from the coding sequence ATGACAACCACTGGAAGGACTGTGCACGCCGGGCACGCGGCGTCCCCGCTGGCCCCCGAATGGCTGCAGGTCCCGGCCGACCTGAATGCGCTGCACGAACCCATGTGGGCTGGCAGCGTTGACCGGAACAGTGCCGGCGCCCTCACTGTCGGCGGCGTTGGCGTGCAGGAGCTCAAAGAGCAGTTCGGCACGCCCCTCTTCGTGATGGACGAGGCCGATTTCCGTGCCCGTGCCCGCGCCTTCAAGGACTCCTTCGACGCAGCCTTCGCCGATATCTGCGGCGGCGTGGACGTCTACTACGCCGGTAAGTCCTTCCTGTGCACCGCCGTGGTGAAGTGGGTGGAAGAGGAAGGGCTCCGCCTCGACACCGCGTCCGGCGGTGAGCTCGCCGTGGCTGCCCGCGCCGGCATCGCAGGGGAGCGGGTTGCGCTGCACGGCAACAACAAGTCCGACGCCGAGATCACCCGGGCCCTGGACATGGGCCTGGGCCGCATCGTGGTGGACAGCCTGGACGAGCTGGTCAGGGTGGGGGACATCGCCCGTGCCAGTGGCCGGTTGGCAAAGGTCATGCTCCGGCTCACTCCGGGTGTGCACGCGCACACCCACGAATTCATCGCCACCGCCCACGAGGACCAGAAGTTCGGCCTCTCCATGGCCGCGGACACCACGGACCAGGCAGGGCTCTCCGCAGCGGAGGAAGCCGTGGCCGCAGCATCGGCCCACCCGGGCATCGAGCTGCTTGGCCTGCACTGCCACATCGGGTCGCAGATTTTCGAACCCGACGGGTTTGCCCTGGCCGCCGAGAAGCTGCTGCGCTTCCTGGCGGCCATGCAGGAAAAGTACTCCATCACCATGCCCGAGCTGGACCTCGGCGGCGGCTACGGCATTGCCTACACGCCGGTGGACACCCCGCGTCCCGCGGCGGAGATCGCGACGGCGATGGCCGCCGTCGTGCGTTCGACCTGCGCCGAGCTGGGCATCGACGCGCCGCGCATCTCCATCGAGCCGGGCCGCGCGATCGTTGGCAGCACCACTTTCACGTTGTACGAAGTGGGAACGCTCAAGACCGTCCGCGTCGACGCGAATGCGTCGAACAATGGTGACGCAGGCAACAACGTTACGTATCCCCGCCGCTATGTTTCAGTGGACGGCGGCATGAGCGATAACGCCCGCCCGGTGCTGTACGACGCCGATTATTCGGCCGTCCTTGCCTCGCGCACCTCCACGGCCGCCCCGCAGCTGTCCCGAGTGGTGGGCAAACATTGCGAGAGCGGCGACATAGTTGTTAGAGATGTATATCTGCCCGGGGACGTGGCAGCCGGTGATCTGCTTGCTGTACCGGGAACCGGCGCCTACTGCTGGGCCCTCTCGAGCAACTACAACTATCTGGCCCGGCCGGGCGTTGTCGCGGTGCGCGATGGATCTGCCCGGCTGATTGTCCGCGGGGAAACCGAAGAAGATCTGCTGAACCGCGACATGGGAGCCTGA
- the argS gene encoding arginine--tRNA ligase, with product MTPEELSLAISACLKDAVAAGEIALAESAVPEDVRVERPKNRDHGDWATNIALQLAKQAGTNPREFATILSARLKTISGVAAVDIAGPGFLNITVDAAAAGALAKVIVEAGTQYGTNTALAGHTVNMEFVSANPTGPLHIGHTRWAALGDAIARVLRASGADVTAEYYINDAGSQMNTFANSVYSRLHGLPVPDGGYPGQYIADLGHEVLTAHPDIRELTEVAALPVIRAAAYEAQMKDIKATLADFGVEFDVFFSEQELHDAGAIESAVARLREQGHVFDDGGAVWLRTTDFGDDKDRVMVRANGEPTYFAADAAYYLSKKDRGYTEKIYLLGADHHGYIHRLKAIAAAAGDDPEVNIEVLIGQLVSVNGAKLSKRAGNIIELKDLIDWLGKDAVRYSLARFPADSPLTLDPELLKKNSNENPVFYVQYAHARSRGAARNAVAAGVERQVDGADSFDASLLDHATENELLSFLGSYPSVVAKAAELREPHRVARHLETIAGAYHRWYDACRIAPMGDEAVTDTNRTRLWLNDATSQVLANGLDLLGVSAPERM from the coding sequence GTGACTCCCGAAGAACTCTCCCTCGCCATATCCGCATGCCTGAAGGACGCCGTCGCCGCCGGCGAAATCGCCCTGGCAGAATCAGCCGTCCCCGAGGACGTGCGCGTGGAGCGACCCAAGAACCGGGACCACGGCGACTGGGCCACCAACATCGCGCTGCAGCTCGCGAAGCAGGCCGGCACGAATCCCCGCGAATTCGCCACCATCCTCAGTGCGCGGCTGAAGACGATCAGCGGCGTCGCCGCCGTGGACATCGCCGGGCCGGGCTTCCTGAACATCACCGTTGACGCCGCTGCCGCCGGTGCCCTGGCCAAGGTCATCGTGGAGGCCGGCACACAGTACGGCACGAACACCGCGCTCGCAGGCCACACCGTCAACATGGAATTCGTCTCCGCCAACCCCACCGGGCCGCTGCACATCGGCCACACGCGGTGGGCCGCCCTCGGCGACGCCATTGCCCGGGTGTTGCGGGCCTCGGGCGCCGACGTCACCGCGGAGTACTACATCAACGACGCCGGCTCGCAGATGAACACGTTCGCCAACTCCGTGTACTCCCGCCTGCACGGCCTGCCCGTCCCCGACGGCGGCTACCCGGGCCAGTACATCGCAGACCTTGGCCATGAGGTCCTCACGGCGCATCCGGACATCCGCGAACTCACCGAGGTCGCTGCTTTGCCGGTCATCCGTGCTGCCGCCTACGAAGCCCAGATGAAGGACATCAAGGCCACACTCGCGGACTTCGGCGTCGAGTTCGACGTCTTCTTCTCCGAGCAGGAGCTGCACGACGCCGGTGCCATCGAAAGTGCCGTGGCGCGCCTGCGCGAGCAGGGCCACGTGTTCGACGACGGCGGTGCGGTGTGGCTGCGCACCACGGACTTTGGCGACGACAAGGACCGCGTCATGGTCCGCGCCAACGGCGAGCCCACCTACTTCGCCGCGGACGCCGCCTACTACCTTTCCAAGAAGGACCGCGGCTACACGGAGAAGATCTACCTGCTGGGAGCCGACCACCACGGCTACATCCACCGCCTCAAGGCCATCGCTGCCGCCGCCGGGGACGATCCCGAGGTCAACATCGAGGTGCTGATCGGCCAGCTCGTTTCCGTCAACGGGGCCAAGCTCTCCAAGCGCGCGGGCAACATCATCGAGCTCAAGGACCTCATCGACTGGCTGGGCAAGGACGCGGTGCGCTACTCATTGGCCCGCTTCCCGGCGGATTCCCCGCTGACGCTGGACCCGGAGCTGCTGAAGAAGAACAGCAACGAAAACCCGGTGTTCTACGTGCAGTACGCCCACGCCCGTTCCCGCGGTGCCGCCCGCAACGCGGTGGCAGCCGGCGTGGAACGCCAGGTGGACGGCGCGGACAGCTTCGATGCCTCGCTGCTGGACCACGCCACCGAGAACGAGCTGCTCTCTTTCCTGGGCAGCTACCCGTCGGTGGTGGCCAAGGCCGCGGAGCTGCGTGAACCGCACCGCGTGGCACGGCATCTTGAAACCATCGCCGGTGCCTACCACCGCTGGTATGACGCCTGCCGGATTGCCCCCATGGGAGACGAAGCCGTCACCGATACCAACCGCACGCGGTTGTGGCTCAACGACGCCACCAGCCAGGTCCTCGCCAACGGCCTTGACCTGCTGGGTGTCTCCGCCCCGGAACGGATGTGA
- a CDS encoding FMN-binding protein: MRPSALNRPVRKSIYVGIAGLSLVGTVAGCAPSAAESNPVSTAGGASAAATTPSAGESALASSGSSYKDGTYSADGTYVSPNGNETVGVQLTLASGKVTDVQITQHPSNPNTRKFQGEFAGGVAAQVVGKNIEDLNVSKVAGSSLTSGGFNQAVEQIKSEAQ; the protein is encoded by the coding sequence ATGAGACCCTCAGCACTGAACCGACCGGTACGCAAGAGCATCTATGTTGGAATCGCCGGGCTGTCCCTCGTGGGCACTGTGGCCGGCTGCGCCCCCTCGGCGGCCGAAAGCAACCCCGTTTCGACCGCGGGCGGCGCCTCTGCCGCGGCAACCACACCCTCCGCAGGGGAATCTGCACTGGCCAGCAGTGGTTCGAGCTACAAGGACGGTACCTACAGCGCTGACGGGACGTACGTCTCGCCCAACGGAAACGAAACGGTGGGGGTGCAGCTGACCCTGGCGTCGGGCAAAGTGACTGATGTCCAGATCACCCAGCACCCGTCCAATCCCAACACCCGCAAGTTCCAGGGCGAGTTCGCCGGCGGTGTCGCCGCCCAGGTGGTGGGCAAGAACATCGAGGACCTCAATGTGTCCAAGGTGGCCGGTTCGTCCCTGACCAGCGGTGGCTTCAACCAGGCCGTGGAGCAGATCAAGTCGGAGGCGCAGTAG
- a CDS encoding FAD:protein FMN transferase, producing MPHADWAAFSFEGIGTGWEVSTPHALGLSAQQDLLALVEKFDAVWSRFRADSLVSAMAREPGSYSFPAEAAGLGELYRTLYGLTGGAMTPLVGASLERLGYDAAYTLRPSGDPLPAPRWEDVLDWNGTSISTTAPVVLDIGAAGKGLLVDVLASALEVHGVEAFMVDASGDLLARGPGTVPVGLEHPYNPAQAIGVVELGGRALCASAANRRAWGDGLHHVLDATTGQPVRTAVATWALADTAAVADALATALFFVPGAVLEESFDVSWLTVFSDGSAAYSAEFEGTLFT from the coding sequence GTGCCGCACGCGGACTGGGCTGCTTTCTCGTTCGAGGGAATCGGGACGGGCTGGGAGGTTTCCACGCCGCACGCCCTTGGGCTGTCCGCACAACAGGACCTGCTGGCCCTCGTGGAAAAGTTCGACGCCGTCTGGTCCCGTTTCCGCGCCGACTCGCTGGTCAGTGCCATGGCCCGCGAGCCCGGCAGCTACAGCTTTCCAGCAGAAGCCGCCGGGCTCGGGGAACTGTACAGGACGCTGTACGGGCTGACCGGCGGCGCCATGACGCCGCTGGTGGGCGCAAGCCTCGAGCGCCTGGGCTACGACGCCGCCTATACGCTCCGGCCGTCGGGTGACCCGCTGCCGGCCCCGCGCTGGGAGGACGTCCTGGACTGGAACGGGACGTCGATCAGCACCACCGCCCCGGTGGTGCTGGACATCGGGGCAGCAGGCAAGGGCCTGCTGGTTGATGTGCTGGCATCCGCCCTGGAGGTACACGGCGTGGAGGCCTTCATGGTGGACGCCAGCGGGGACCTGCTGGCCCGCGGCCCCGGTACCGTCCCGGTGGGGCTTGAACACCCGTATAACCCGGCCCAGGCCATCGGCGTGGTGGAACTTGGCGGCAGGGCACTGTGCGCTTCCGCCGCCAACCGCCGGGCCTGGGGCGACGGACTGCACCATGTCCTTGACGCGACCACCGGGCAACCGGTGCGCACCGCCGTCGCAACCTGGGCGCTGGCGGACACCGCCGCCGTGGCCGACGCCCTCGCCACCGCCCTCTTTTTCGTCCCCGGCGCTGTGCTCGAGGAGTCATTCGACGTTTCCTGGCTGACGGTTTTTTCCGACGGCAGCGCCGCCTATTCCGCAGAATTCGAAGGGACACTGTTCACATGA
- a CDS encoding ferredoxin--NADP reductase yields the protein MSTVETPSAGPAPTIAGRLDTVLGRFTMYRLILLVLAGLVAYSLLLDVLGWLTFGVPEMLAHLALCLFLTYASNRGLAALFRVRPHSESSLITGLLLYFLFWPTFQAMDVAGVALACVLASASKYALAWRGRHVFNPAALGAFVTGLTGLNIATWWAATPAMLWLLVPGVLLVLYRTRKLLMASVFTVVSTSIITLELLRAGMGAGMGVWQALAQRPVLFFVGFMLSEPLTLPPRRWQQLSLAALVGVLFAVPYNFGFIANSPEAALLVGNLAAFLLGQRGGVKLRFASSRPLTSSTTEFSFTPSHPVRFLPGQYMELDLPHAKTDGKGRRRVFSLAGSPRERLVKFGVRTAEPLSAAKNVLLGLQPGDELTATSVGGDFVLSRDPNRPVLLVAAGIGITPFLSHVASGALEERDAVLVLLARSADDVAYADELRASGVRVLVRTADGSEPPSGLDAAPAGTSRLDADALKALVPDIAGRDVYVSGSPASVASLRRAARQAGARRVHVDSYSGY from the coding sequence ATGAGCACCGTTGAGACGCCGTCCGCCGGCCCGGCACCCACCATTGCCGGGCGGCTGGACACCGTGCTTGGCCGCTTCACGATGTACCGGCTCATCCTGCTGGTCCTGGCGGGCCTGGTGGCCTACAGCCTGCTGCTGGACGTGCTGGGATGGCTGACGTTCGGCGTTCCGGAGATGCTGGCCCACCTGGCCCTGTGCCTTTTCCTGACCTATGCCTCGAACCGTGGCCTGGCTGCGTTGTTCAGGGTACGCCCGCACTCGGAGTCCTCCCTCATCACCGGCCTGCTGCTCTACTTCCTGTTCTGGCCTACGTTCCAGGCAATGGACGTCGCCGGAGTGGCGTTAGCCTGCGTCCTTGCCTCCGCCTCGAAATACGCACTGGCGTGGCGGGGCAGGCACGTCTTCAACCCTGCAGCCCTCGGTGCCTTCGTGACCGGCCTGACCGGGCTCAATATCGCCACCTGGTGGGCGGCCACGCCGGCCATGCTGTGGCTGCTGGTTCCCGGCGTCCTGCTGGTCCTTTACCGGACCAGGAAGCTCCTGATGGCCTCGGTGTTCACGGTGGTCTCAACATCGATCATCACGCTGGAACTGCTCCGGGCCGGTATGGGCGCGGGGATGGGTGTCTGGCAGGCACTGGCGCAGCGGCCTGTGCTGTTCTTCGTGGGCTTCATGCTGTCCGAACCCCTGACGCTGCCGCCGCGCCGTTGGCAGCAGCTGTCCCTGGCGGCACTGGTGGGCGTGCTGTTCGCCGTCCCGTACAACTTCGGCTTCATCGCCAATTCACCCGAGGCTGCACTTCTGGTGGGCAACCTTGCGGCCTTCCTGCTGGGCCAGCGCGGCGGCGTAAAGCTCCGCTTTGCCTCCAGCCGGCCACTCACGTCCAGCACCACCGAGTTCTCGTTCACGCCATCGCATCCCGTGCGGTTCCTCCCCGGCCAGTACATGGAACTGGACCTGCCGCACGCGAAAACCGACGGCAAGGGCAGGCGGCGCGTGTTCAGCCTTGCCGGTTCGCCGAGGGAACGCCTCGTGAAATTCGGCGTCCGTACTGCCGAACCCCTTTCTGCGGCCAAAAACGTCCTGCTGGGTCTGCAGCCCGGTGATGAGCTCACGGCCACGTCCGTGGGCGGCGACTTTGTCCTGTCCCGGGATCCGAACCGTCCGGTGCTCCTCGTCGCGGCGGGCATCGGCATCACGCCGTTCCTCTCGCACGTCGCCTCCGGCGCACTTGAGGAACGCGACGCGGTACTGGTCCTGCTGGCCAGGAGCGCGGACGACGTCGCCTATGCGGACGAACTCAGGGCTTCGGGTGTCCGGGTCCTGGTACGCACCGCCGACGGGTCAGAGCCGCCGTCAGGCCTCGACGCTGCGCCGGCCGGCACTTCCAGGCTCGACGCAGATGCGCTGAAGGCCCTCGTCCCGGACATCGCGGGCCGCGACGTCTACGTGTCCGGCTCGCCCGCCAGCGTGGCGTCCTTGCGCCGCGCCGCGCGCCAGGCCGGGGCACGGCGCGTGCATGTGGACTCCTACTCGGGTTACTGA
- a CDS encoding M4 family metallopeptidase, producing MHVPFCTIVPPYLLRRLARQDAPEYSAAARAAKEALVHVKSVQAARITARPETTAGMLAAKPGPAIRTIYDAHGAESLPGKLVRKEGEPQTGDAAADEAYDGLGHTHRLYADVFGRDSIDGRGLPMDATVHFGKLYDNAFWDGKQMVFGDGDGAVFQRFTASLSVIGHELAHGVTQFSAGLAYRNQAGALNESMSDVFGALVEQYVKGQSAAEASWLIGEGLFTPEVQGQALRSMKAPGTAYDDDVLGKDPQPDSMDGYVRTSADNGGVHINSGIPNRAFYLVAEALGGNAWDAPGRIWYETLTGGSLPATATFTVFARATLAAAVELFGSDSKEHDAVRQAWETVKVKL from the coding sequence ATGCACGTTCCGTTCTGCACCATCGTTCCGCCGTACCTGCTGCGGCGTCTTGCCCGGCAGGACGCACCGGAGTACTCCGCGGCAGCCAGGGCTGCCAAGGAAGCCCTGGTCCATGTGAAGAGTGTCCAGGCCGCCCGGATAACCGCCCGTCCGGAGACCACCGCCGGGATGCTGGCTGCCAAACCGGGCCCGGCAATCAGGACCATTTATGACGCCCACGGTGCCGAATCCCTCCCCGGAAAACTGGTGCGGAAGGAAGGCGAACCACAGACCGGAGACGCCGCTGCCGATGAAGCCTATGACGGCCTGGGCCATACCCACCGCCTCTACGCGGACGTCTTTGGCCGGGACTCCATTGACGGCCGCGGTCTCCCGATGGACGCCACCGTGCATTTCGGCAAGCTGTACGACAATGCTTTCTGGGACGGCAAGCAGATGGTCTTTGGTGACGGCGACGGTGCCGTCTTCCAACGGTTCACCGCCTCACTGAGCGTCATCGGCCACGAACTGGCGCACGGGGTCACGCAGTTTTCCGCCGGCCTTGCGTATCGCAACCAGGCCGGCGCCCTGAACGAATCAATGTCGGATGTGTTCGGCGCACTGGTGGAGCAGTATGTGAAGGGCCAGTCCGCGGCGGAAGCCAGCTGGCTCATCGGCGAGGGACTCTTCACACCGGAGGTGCAAGGGCAGGCACTGCGCTCCATGAAGGCCCCGGGAACGGCGTACGACGACGATGTGCTCGGCAAGGATCCCCAGCCTGATTCCATGGACGGCTACGTCCGGACCAGCGCTGACAACGGCGGCGTCCATATCAACTCGGGCATCCCCAACAGGGCGTTCTACCTCGTGGCGGAAGCCCTGGGCGGAAACGCCTGGGACGCACCGGGGCGCATCTGGTACGAAACCCTGACCGGGGGCTCGCTTCCCGCCACGGCCACCTTCACCGTCTTTGCCCGCGCCACGCTCGCGGCGGCGGTGGAACTTTTCGGGTCGGACAGCAAGGAGCATGACGCCGTCCGGCAGGCGTGGGAAACTGTGAAGGTCAAGCTTTAA
- a CDS encoding protealysin inhibitor emfourin has product MKISVERTGGIAAITRVWTVDARSETAINQWQPIVEACPWDAVPRTAVAAAREFADAQPDRFIYSIRAGGRRAALPERAVTGPWRILVESARAAAEQDQATADDDGTSGA; this is encoded by the coding sequence ATGAAGATCAGTGTGGAGCGCACCGGTGGAATCGCGGCGATCACCAGGGTGTGGACCGTGGATGCCCGGTCCGAGACTGCCATCAACCAGTGGCAGCCGATCGTTGAGGCGTGCCCCTGGGACGCCGTCCCGCGGACCGCGGTGGCGGCGGCAAGGGAGTTCGCCGACGCCCAGCCGGATCGGTTTATTTATTCCATCCGTGCAGGCGGGCGCCGCGCCGCGCTCCCGGAGCGCGCAGTCACCGGTCCGTGGCGCATCCTCGTGGAGAGTGCCCGGGCCGCAGCGGAACAGGACCAGGCGACAGCGGACGACGACGGGACGTCCGGCGCGTGA
- a CDS encoding GlxA family transcriptional regulator, with protein sequence MLKTVAVIVVPNFSMFEFGTACEVFGIDRSDRGSGVPAFEFRVCTPSPGDVPLKSGLSMNVKLGLEATKDADLVIMAPFGRDQDLPESLLDALRAADARGAWVMSICSGAFALARAGLLDGRRCTTHWHYSDQLAASYPAARVDENVLYVQDGNIISSAGTAAGIDACLHLVRVELGAQVASAIARDMVVPPHRDGGQAQFIDRPMPTCGSAPMEALLRWMVQNLDREHSVNELAARVHMSARTFARKFRSETGATPAAWLNSQRVLRAQELLESTDLNIDEVARESGFGHPVLLRHHFAKVLDTSPQSYRRAFRGQLAEAG encoded by the coding sequence ATGCTGAAAACCGTGGCAGTGATCGTGGTTCCCAACTTCTCGATGTTCGAATTCGGCACCGCCTGCGAGGTGTTCGGAATCGACCGCTCGGACCGGGGGAGCGGCGTTCCCGCTTTTGAATTCCGGGTCTGCACGCCGTCGCCGGGGGACGTGCCGCTGAAATCCGGCCTGTCCATGAACGTCAAACTCGGCCTCGAAGCGACAAAGGACGCGGACCTGGTGATCATGGCCCCGTTCGGACGCGACCAGGACCTGCCGGAATCGCTCCTGGATGCCCTGCGCGCCGCTGATGCCAGGGGAGCCTGGGTCATGTCCATCTGTTCCGGCGCTTTCGCCCTGGCCCGGGCCGGGCTGCTGGATGGCCGCCGCTGCACCACGCACTGGCATTACTCGGACCAGCTGGCCGCGTCCTATCCGGCCGCCCGGGTCGATGAAAACGTCCTGTATGTCCAGGACGGCAACATCATCTCCTCCGCCGGAACCGCCGCAGGCATTGACGCCTGCCTGCACCTGGTGCGGGTGGAGCTCGGCGCACAGGTTGCCTCCGCCATCGCACGGGACATGGTGGTTCCCCCGCACCGTGACGGCGGCCAGGCCCAGTTCATCGACAGGCCCATGCCCACCTGCGGCTCGGCGCCCATGGAGGCACTGCTGCGCTGGATGGTACAGAACCTTGACCGTGAGCACTCGGTCAATGAACTGGCGGCCCGGGTGCACATGTCAGCGCGCACGTTCGCACGGAAGTTCCGGTCGGAAACCGGGGCCACGCCCGCCGCGTGGCTCAATTCCCAAAGGGTGCTGCGGGCGCAGGAACTGCTCGAGTCCACGGACCTGAATATCGATGAAGTGGCCAGGGAATCAGGATTCGGCCACCCGGTGCTGCTGCGGCACCATTTCGCAAAAGTACTGGATACCAGCCCGCAGTCCTATCGCCGGGCGTTCCGGGGGCAACTGGCCGAGGCGGGCTAG